DNA from Algisphaera agarilytica:
GACCCAACAAACTCCCGCTGGTGAAAGCCGGGATGAAGAAGCTCGTCGGCGCGCTACGCATGGACGACCGTGTGGCGATCGTGGCGTACGCCGGGGCGTCGGGGCTGGTGCTGGATTCGACCAGCGACCACGACGCGGTGCTCGCGGCGATCGACAACCTCACGCCCGGCGGCTCGACCAACGGCGCGGCGGGCATCGAGTTGGCCTACCAACAGGCCGTGGACAACCACATCCCGGGCGGGCTAAACCGCGTGATCCTCTGCACGGATGGTGACTTTAACGTCGGCATCACCGACCGCGGGGCGCTCACCCGTCTCATCGAAGACAAGGCCAACGCCCCCGAGACGCCGACGTATCTCACCGTGCTCGGCTTCGGCACGGGCAACCTCAAGGACGCCACGATGGAGGAGCTCTCCAACGTCGGCGACGGGAACTACGGCTACGTCGACTCGCTCGCCGAGGCCGAGAAACTCCTGGCCGAGCAGGTCAACGCCACGCTGCTGACCATCGCCAAGGACGTGAAGGTCCAGGTCGAGTTCAACCCCGCCAACGTCGCGTCCTACCGCCTCATCGGCTACGAAAACCGCCTGCTGGCGAAAGAAGATTTCAACAACGACGTGGTCGATGCGGGCGACATCGGGGCCGGGCACACGGTGACGGCGTTGTATGAGGTGGTGCCGGCTTCGGCTGAGCAACCCGCAGCCCAAGAGCGCGGGCCTCAAGACGTAGACGACCTCAAGTATCAGAAGAAGAGCGCGCTCTCCGACGCCGCGGACTCGAACGAGTTGCTGACGCTGAAGCTGCGGTACAAGCAGCCGGACGCAGCGAAGGTGCAGGGGACGTCGAAGCTGCTGGTCTTCCCGGTCGAGGACGCGAGCACGCCGTTTGCCGAGGCGTCGGAAGACACACGGTTCGCCGCGGCGGTGGCGGGGTTCGGGATGCTGCTGCGGGGCTCGCCGTATGCGGGTGAGCTGGATTTCAACGACGTGGCGGCCTTCGCGGCGGAAGCCGGTGCGGGTGTGGTGGATGCCCGCGGCGAGCTGACGCCCGAGCACGAGCGCCGGGCCGAGTTTCTCCAGCTCGTAATCCGTGCAGACGCCCTGGCGAACCCGGTGAAGCTGCCCCCCGCCGCACCCGCGACCGAACCCGCGGCGGACTGAGTCGTATGATCACGCATGGCCGTAATCTTCCTGACAGGAGTGCTGTGCGATGCGTGATTGGACCCGATCGATGGGGTTGGCGGTGGCTGTGGGTGCGATAGGCGCCTTGGCTTTTCAGGGATTCTGGCAGGGCAATGGGGGCACGTCGGCCGTCGCGCAATCGGCGGAAACTGCGCCCGCGATTCAGCCTGAGCCTCGACCGTTGCCCGAAGGGTTGCTGCCGGACGAGTTGCACACCGTTCAACTCTTCGAGACCGCCTCGCCGTCAATCGTGAACGTCGACATCACGCAGCGACGGGTTGACCCGTGGTCGCGCCGCAGCGTTGAGGTGCCGGCCGGGTCGGGCTCGGGGTTCTTGTGGGACGACCAAGGCCACGTCGTGACGAACTTCCACGTGATCCGCCAAGCGAGCGGCGCGACGGTGACGCTGGACAACCAGACACAACTTGAGGCCGAACTCGTCGGCGTCTCGCCCGACCACGACCTCGCGGTGCTGCGCATCAAGTCCGAAGACGGCATGCCGCTGCGTGCGCTACCCATCGGCGCATCCGGCAAGCTGCGCGTCGGCCAACGCGTCTACGCCATCGGTAACCCGTTCGGGCTCGACCACACGCTCACCACCGGCGTCGTCTCCGCCCTCGACCGCGAGATCCAATCCCTCACCGGGCGGATGCTCGACCACGTGGTGCAGACCGACGCGGCGATCAACCCCGGCAACTCCGGCGGGCCGCTGCTCGACTCGGCCGGACGGGTCATCGGCGTGAACACCATGATCTTTAGCCCATCCGGTGCCTCGGCGGGCGTGGGCTTTGCCATCCCGATCGACACGGTGAAACGCGTGGTGCCCGAGCTGATCGAACACGGCGAGTACACCCGGCCGATCCTGGGTGTGCGGATCGACGACCGCGTCGCGGCGCCCCTGCTCGCAGAGCTCGGCGTACGTGGCGTGCTAGTGTTGGGCGTCGATCCGAACAGCGCCGCGGGTAAGGCGGGGTTGCGCCCGACGCTGCGCGATCAGGCCGGGGAGATCACCTTCGGCGACGTGCTGCTCGCCATCGACGGCCAACGTCTGGAAGACACCGACGACCTGCTGAACGTGATGGAACGCCTGACCGACCCCGGCATGATCAAGCTGAAGGTGTACCGCGAGGGTGAAGAGGTCGAGATCGAGGTTGCGCTGGATTAAACCCGCAAAAAACCGTTTAGCGGGTGGCACGAAGTGCCCCGCGTTGGCGAAATCAAGCTTATACGACATAAGGAAGCGGGACGCTGCGCGTCGCCCGCTAAACCAATGGTTGATCTGCATTAAACCCGGATGACGTTCAACGCGGCGGGCATGACGGTCATCTCCAGCGGCGTATCGCCCGCCGGATCGCCATCAGCTTGGGCTGGGGCGGGGTGGCCGTTGCCGGTGCGGAGGGTGACGCGGTCGGCTCGGCCGTGGGCGACGGTTTTGCGGGTCAGGTGTTTGCCACGCAAGACCGACCAGTGGTAGCCGAGCAGATTAATAAAGCCGGGCTTCTCGAAGACGACCCAGGCGAGTTGGCCGTCGTCGCGCTGGGCTTCTTTGCCGATGTGCAGGTTGCCGCCGTACTGCGGGAGGTTGAACACGTAGGCCTGGTGGCCGGTGACGGTTTGCCCATCCGCTTCGAGGGTGACGGGCGGGAAGCGGTAGCCAAGCATCGCGGAGACGACGCGCGGGGCGTAGCTCATGCGGTTGACACGCTTGAGGCTGGTGTCGGCGGTGGCGTTGCGCCAGCGGTCGACACGGTGAACGACGTCGGCGTCGAATCCGGCGGAGGTCATCAGCGTGAACAGTCGGCCGGGCTCGTCGGGCTGCTCGGGGTCTGCGGCCCGGGCGAGGTCCACGGGCACGGTGTCTCCCCGCACGATGGCGTCGGCGATGTCTTCGGGTTTGCCGGTGAACTTGAACTCCTGGGCGAAGAGGTTTTCGTTGCCCGCGGGCAATGTGGCGAAGGGTAAACCCAGGCACCCGGCGGTCTGCATGTCGTTGAGTACGTCCGCCACCGAGCCGTCGCCCCCCGCCGCGACGACGCAGCGCAGTTCGTCGCCCGCATCCTTGAGCGCGGGGATGCGTTCGTCACGATCCCACACAACACGGGTCGACAAGCCTTGCTGAGTCAGCGCCTCTTCGAGACGCAGGACGCGTTTGCGGTTGGGGCCGGTGCCGCTGAACGGGTTGGCGAGGATGAGGACTTTCATATCGGCCGGTTCGGATCGGTCTAGCCCTATCGGCGTTGCCCGTGAGCAGCGGGTTAAAAAGCCGCGAATGCTGTGTGCGAGATGAACCTACCAGTGCGGTGGCTTGTCGTCTTCGAGTTGCTGATCGCTGTCGGGGGCGGGTGCGTCGCCGGAGCCGGGCTGATGGGTTTCGAGATCGGAGCGGATTTTTTCGAGCTGGGCTTTGAAGCCGTCCATGCGGTCGTACATCTCGCGGACCACGCCGTCGAGTTCGCCGAGGTGGCGCTCGAGGTGGGCGATCTTTTCTTCGATGTTGACGAGTCGCTGGTCCATGGTGCGGGATTGTAACCGGGGGTGGTTGGTTTTGGGTGTCTAGGTGGATACCAGACGCTTCGCCCCGTTGGGGCTCAGTGTCGGCGTGGGGGGGTGAGTTGGGGGCCTGAAGTCAGAGGAACATGCCGGCGACGGCGGCGGTGCAGCAGGACGCGAGGGCGCCGCCGAGCATGGCGCGGAAGGCGAGCTTGGACAGGTCGGTCTTTCGGCCCGGGGCGAGCGGGGTAATGCCGCCGATCTGGATGCCGATGGACGAGAAGTTCGCGAAGCCGCACAGGGCGTAGGCCGCCATCTTGGCCGAGCGAGCGGATTGGAAGCCGCCCTCTTCGCCGACGGTCATCTGGCTGAGGTCGAGGAAGCCGATGAACTCGTTGATCGCGATCTTCGTGCCGAGTAAGCCGCCGAAGAGCTGACAGTCTTGCCAGCCCTGCACGCCGATGACCCAGGCGATCGGCGCGAGCACCCAGCCGAAGACCTTGGCCAGCGTAAGCGGGTTGCCGGGGTCGGTCACCACCCCCGCGTCGTCGGTCGTCGGCAACGGCATGCCCAGCAACGCATCGCCCACCCAACCCAGCGGCCAATCGACCAACGCCACCAACGCGATGAACGCGATGAGCATGGCGATGACGTTCAGCCAGAGCTTGAGGCCGTCGGCCGTGCCGTTGGCGGCGGCTTCGATGAGGTTGTGCGCATCGCGTTTGATCTCGAGCTTGATCTGGCCCTGCGTCTCGGGCGTCTCGCGTTCGGGGAGCATGATCTTGGCGATGACAAACGCGGCCGGGGCGCTCATGACCGACGCGGTGAGCAGATGCCTTCCGAACTCCACGCCCTGGTCGCCGAACAACCCGATGTACACCGCCATCACCGAGCCCGCCACCGTGGCGAAGCCGCCGGTCATCAGCGCGTTGAGTTCCGAGCGCGTCATCTTGGGGAGGTAGGGCTTGACCACCAGCGGCGCTTCGGTCTGGCCGACGAACATGTTCGCCGCCATCGCCATCGCCTCGGCCCCGCTCACACCCATCGTGACCATCATCACCCGCGCGAACACCCACACCAGGATCTGCACGATCCCGATGTAGTACAGCACCGACATCAACGCCGCGAAGAAGATGATCACCGGCAACCCCTGCGCCGCGAACGCGAACGCCGGGCCGAACGTGCCGTCCGCCGAGGACAGCCCCGTGCCGAAAAGCAGAAACGTCGCGGGCTCCACGCTCGCCACCAACCGCTGCACAAACTCCGCCAACCCGCCAAACACCGCCAGGCCCACCGGGGTCTTGAGCACGAGCAATCCCAAGAGCAGCTGCAGCCCCATGCCCCAGGCGATCAACCGCCACGGCACCCGCTTGCGGTCGCTGGACATCAGCCACGCCAACGCCAGCAGCACCGCCACCCCGAGCAACCCACGCAACATGAAAATCGCCAACGCTTGCACTCCACGCCCGAACGGGCTTCTCGAAAGTGTCCCTCTCGCAGCAGGCCCCTGCCGCAGTGTCAGCTTAACCGGTTCCGCCCCGGTTGTCGGGGGTTGGCCGATGGGTGGCCCCGCGTGTCACCGCAATGCCGCGGTGTTTTGACCTACAATGCCTCATCACCCCAACCCCGAAGGACTCCACCATGCCCAGCGCCGTCGCCAGCCACATCCTCGTCTCCAGCGAAGCCGAAGCCCTCGACCTCAAGCAGCAGATCGCCGATGGCGCCGCTTTCGCCGACCTCGCCAAGCAACACTCCGCCTGCCCCTCGGGCAAAGGCGGCGGCTCGCTCGGCCAATTCAAGCAAGGCGACATGGTCCCCGAATTCGACGCAGTCATCTTCAGCGACCTGCCCATCGGCGAAGTCTCCGAGCCGGTGAAAACCCAATTCGGCTACCACCTGATCGAAGTCCAACAACGGTTGGCCTAAGCATCGATTCACCCGGATGTTGTTCCGGGCGGGTTCGGTTTTTCCTCGCTGTCGCCTGCGCGGCGGGCGGCAGGGGCTCCGCCCCTTGCATCCCCGCCAAACCACCACCCCGTCTCCATTCGCCCCGGGCTCTGCCCGGGGGCGGTTGTTTATATCGACACGGCCCCCGGGCAGAGCCCGGGGCGAATGGGGCCGATCAAGGCAACTCGAAGGTGCCTTGGCCGCCTTTTTTCAATCGGCCCAGTTCCACCAACTTGATCCACACCGCCATCGGGTATTCCTTGGGCGGAGTCACCGCGCTGATCTGCGAGCCGCGTCCCGATGTCACGTACTTGCTGCCGAGCTTCGATTCATCGTCCCGGCGGATCGTCTTAAGCTTTCGGCGAAACGCCTTGAGCGCCCGCTTGAGGTTCTCTTCTTCGAGTGAGTCGTAGCCCGCCTTGGCGGCGGCCTCGTCGCGCATCTGCCCGATCGTTCGCCCGCCGCCGGGCTGATCGGCGACCGAGCGTGCGCCCATCGCCTTGATCTCCGAGCCGTCGAGAGGCGTTGCGCCTTTATGCGGACGCTTCACGGTGCCGGGGGCACTGGCCCGGTGCTGCCCCATCGCCTTGCCCGCGTCGGCTTTCTGCACAAGCTGCGCGAGCGCTTCCATGTCACGCTTGGCCACGACCTGGCCGACGCGCGTCGCGTCCACGCCCATGCGCATCAACGCGACCTGGGCCTTGCCCCAGAGCTTGGTCTGCGTCTTGGCGTCCTCGGCGAGCCACAACTCCGACACGAGGTCCGAGAGTTTGTTGCTCTGGATCGTGTCGTGGTTCTCGTAGTAACGCTTGACGATGCCCTGTTGGTAACGCGAGAGGTCTTGCTTGGCCATGAAACGATTGTAGCGACCCTCCCTCACGGATTCGTCGGCCGCACAATCTTCACCCCCCGAATCACAAATGCGTGATCCAGGATCGCCGTGATGTCCGGTGTATCGCTCGCCACATCCGGCGCAGGCTCGAACACCAGATCCACCAACGTGCCGTCTTCCCATTCGTCGGGCACCGCCCCGCCGATGCCGAAGCCGTGGTTCCCCACCGTTTGCGTAGAGGCCACCGTACTGAGCTTCCACTTCTGTTCGCCGCGTTGCATATACAGCTGATAAGCCAGATCAACCGGAATGGAAGACCAATCCAGCATGGCGTTGATGCCGTAGGTGTTCACCGTGAGTTCGCCATCTCGCAGTTCGACCGCCTGCTCGACCTGCGCCGCCAACGCGGGGTCGTGGATCATGGCAATCGGGTCGCCGCCTTCGGGGACGTATTCAAACCTAACCGGATGCGGCTCGGTCCAATGGACCAGCAGCGGACCGTTTTGTCCGTCGGTGATGCGGACAGGCACCTCAGCAACCATCTCGTGAACCCCGAGCCCCAGGCCGCGCGGCAGGCCGTAGCTCGGCGCCAGCGAGGTCCCGCTCCAGCCCGAACTACTACTGCCTCCACCCCGGGTAGCGCTAAGGCTGCCGCCGCTGGACATGCCTAACGGATAGCGCTGCGTATCCATGACGATCACCGGAGGATCGAGGTGACCGTACAGACCCGCCGCATAAGACGGCCCGAACTCGCGCCGTTTAAAGCGGATCGGCACCGACTCCCCCACATGTGTTTTAGCCCGAACCTCGACGGAAAATTCGATCCATGAGCGCCCAATAATTTCATGCTCGGCCGGCGTGCCTACACCCCGGCGTAGCAGCTCAACCGCAAGGTCATCCCAAGCATTCCCGATGGCTACGTTAGTCAACAACGGATTACCCGCCGGGCCGTACGCGACCGCGTCATCCATCAGCCGTTCCAGGGCGGTGTTGCTGAGTTGGCCGTTCTTCAGCCGCACAGTCATTTCACTCAGCGCCACCCCCGCCGCGCTGGACGAACCCGATCTGGCTTCCCAACGCAGGAGCCAGACCGGCTTGTACTTCGCAAGCTGCTCCGCGCCGTAATTCTGATACCCCCACACCCCCGCGCCGCCCAGCGACGCGAGCATCAACAACACCCCCGCCAACACCAACACCGGCCGGCGTTTGCGATTCCCCACAAGCGGCTCGCGCCGCGTCCCGCACTCCGGGCATTTGGGGTGTTTGTCGGGGATCGGCTCGTGGGTGCCGACCAGGTCGAAGCCGCAGCCGCGGCAGATCGGGTGGTCATCAATCCGCTTGCCGCGTCGCCCCGCAATCAGCAGCAATAGCCCCGGCAGGAAGCCGATGATCACGACCCACACAATGAACCACGGGAACCCGGCGGACGCCTGAGACATGCAAACAGTTTAGCGGGCGACGCGCAGCGTCCCGAGGATTTCACGTATGCAATCGTCCCGGTTTTGCGATTAGACGAGCGCGAGGACAATCCCCGCGGCTAACAACACGTATCAACCGCCCGCGGGTTTGGCGGGGTAGCCCTTGGCCTTGAGCATCTCGACCAAGCGGTCGCGGTGGTCGCCCTGGACTTCGAGGCCGTCGGCCGTCACGGTGCCGCCCGCCGAGCAGGTCTTTTTGATCTGCTTCAGCAGTGCGGGGAGATCGGTGGCCTGTGCATCCAAACCGCGGACCACGGTCGTCCACTTGCCTCGGCGTTTCTCACGCTGCACCCGCGCGGGCTGATCCTGCGGCCGACAGACCGCACCCGAGCCGTCACGCGGGCAGGCGCAGTCAGCGACCGCTTCGCTGCAGTGTTCGCAGGTGACGGGTTGTTCGAGCGCGGTGCCGTCGAAGAGTCCCATGGGTGTTGGCTCCGCGGGGGCGTGGCTTGAAGGATCAGGCTTCGAGCGAGTCGTAGATCACGACCTTGGCCCAGGTGTCCTTGAAGTTCTCGATGAACTGGGTGTGGAGGGTGTCGTCGGCCGACTGGTAGCGGTCGTGGTCTTCGACGCTGTTGAAGCCGCAGACGAGCTGAATGTCGTAGCTGTTGTCGACCACCGGGCGGTCCGTGCCCGCGGGCACTCCGACCCGGCAGGACGCGACGTTGGGGCTTTCGCCCAAACCCTTGAGGGCCTCGACGAGGGCAGCGCGACGCTCATCGCTGACATCGGGCTGCAACCAGAAATGCACGGCGTGGACGAATGGATTCATGCGTTTACTGTACCGCATCCATCGCGGCCTGAGGAGCCTGGGCCGTGGGGGTTTGCTCGGGGGCCAGCCGCCGCAGCGTGTTCAAAGCCACCCAGCCCATCGAGAACAGAACCAGCACCGTCGCCGCCACGCCGACCGCGAGCCACCCCCAGCCGCCGGGCTTGGTCATCTCCAGCTTCTCCAACCCCGCCCCCAGCGCCGCGACCGCCGCGACCCGTGGCGCGAGGCCCAGTGCGGTGCCCCAGATGAACGCCCCGAGGCGCACCCTGAACGCCGCCGCCAGGACATTGGTTGCGCCGTACGGCACGACCGGCGAGAGCCGCAGCAAGCCCACCAGCCACCCCGCTCGCCAGGCCGAGGAACGGGTGATCGCTTCGCACACCGCGGCGCCTTTCGGGTATTTCTCCGCCCAGGCCAACGCG
Protein-coding regions in this window:
- a CDS encoding NupC/NupG family nucleoside CNT transporter, with translation MQALAIFMLRGLLGVAVLLALAWLMSSDRKRVPWRLIAWGMGLQLLLGLLVLKTPVGLAVFGGLAEFVQRLVASVEPATFLLFGTGLSSADGTFGPAFAFAAQGLPVIIFFAALMSVLYYIGIVQILVWVFARVMMVTMGVSGAEAMAMAANMFVGQTEAPLVVKPYLPKMTRSELNALMTGGFATVAGSVMAVYIGLFGDQGVEFGRHLLTASVMSAPAAFVIAKIMLPERETPETQGQIKLEIKRDAHNLIEAAANGTADGLKLWLNVIAMLIAFIALVALVDWPLGWVGDALLGMPLPTTDDAGVVTDPGNPLTLAKVFGWVLAPIAWVIGVQGWQDCQLFGGLLGTKIAINEFIGFLDLSQMTVGEEGGFQSARSAKMAAYALCGFANFSSIGIQIGGITPLAPGRKTDLSKLAFRAMLGGALASCCTAAVAGMFL
- a CDS encoding VTT domain-containing protein, with amino-acid sequence MSTKQTIRELGRPAVIMFMAAVLAGLGGAVALGVLIGWSDELRDGGLPIAVMLLVIGTVCCGLWLMPTHVLSLVCGWSLGFPVGAAVALLAATLASPLGYVVGGKLAGPGALAWAEKYPKGAAVCEAITRSSAWRAGWLVGLLRLSPVVPYGATNVLAAAFRVRLGAFIWGTALGLAPRVAAVAALGAGLEKLEMTKPGGWGWLAVGVAATVLVLFSMGWVALNTLRRLAPEQTPTAQAPQAAMDAVQ
- a CDS encoding diacylglycerol/lipid kinase family protein — encoded protein: MKVLILANPFSGTGPNRKRVLRLEEALTQQGLSTRVVWDRDERIPALKDAGDELRCVVAAGGDGSVADVLNDMQTAGCLGLPFATLPAGNENLFAQEFKFTGKPEDIADAIVRGDTVPVDLARAADPEQPDEPGRLFTLMTSAGFDADVVHRVDRWRNATADTSLKRVNRMSYAPRVVSAMLGYRFPPVTLEADGQTVTGHQAYVFNLPQYGGNLHIGKEAQRDDGQLAWVVFEKPGFINLLGYHWSVLRGKHLTRKTVAHGRADRVTLRTGNGHPAPAQADGDPAGDTPLEMTVMPAALNVIRV
- a CDS encoding S1C family serine protease → MRDWTRSMGLAVAVGAIGALAFQGFWQGNGGTSAVAQSAETAPAIQPEPRPLPEGLLPDELHTVQLFETASPSIVNVDITQRRVDPWSRRSVEVPAGSGSGFLWDDQGHVVTNFHVIRQASGATVTLDNQTQLEAELVGVSPDHDLAVLRIKSEDGMPLRALPIGASGKLRVGQRVYAIGNPFGLDHTLTTGVVSALDREIQSLTGRMLDHVVQTDAAINPGNSGGPLLDSAGRVIGVNTMIFSPSGASAGVGFAIPIDTVKRVVPELIEHGEYTRPILGVRIDDRVAAPLLAELGVRGVLVLGVDPNSAAGKAGLRPTLRDQAGEITFGDVLLAIDGQRLEDTDDLLNVMERLTDPGMIKLKVYREGEEVEIEVALD
- a CDS encoding peptidylprolyl isomerase, which codes for MPSAVASHILVSSEAEALDLKQQIADGAAFADLAKQHSACPSGKGGGSLGQFKQGDMVPEFDAVIFSDLPIGEVSEPVKTQFGYHLIEVQQRLA
- a CDS encoding translation initiation factor encodes the protein MGLFDGTALEQPVTCEHCSEAVADCACPRDGSGAVCRPQDQPARVQREKRRGKWTTVVRGLDAQATDLPALLKQIKKTCSAGGTVTADGLEVQGDHRDRLVEMLKAKGYPAKPAGG
- a CDS encoding SlyX family protein translates to MDQRLVNIEEKIAHLERHLGELDGVVREMYDRMDGFKAQLEKIRSDLETHQPGSGDAPAPDSDQQLEDDKPPHW
- a CDS encoding Dabb family protein, yielding MNPFVHAVHFWLQPDVSDERRAALVEALKGLGESPNVASCRVGVPAGTDRPVVDNSYDIQLVCGFNSVEDHDRYQSADDTLHTQFIENFKDTWAKVVIYDSLEA